From the Thermotoga sp. genome, the window TCGATATATCAGATGCTCCAGGTACAATACAAAGAGCTGAAGCGCAGAAAACCAGATTCCAAGGCTGCAAAGAAATTCTGGAACAGGTCTCCCAAGCGCAAACCCTTGATCGCAAAGTACACCTACAATCGTACTGCATCCTTCAAATAGATTCGATGGGGCTTGGCATGTTTCCTTGAGCACTCTGCAGGACCACATCGAGTGGATGCGAATCTATGGTTGGAACAAGCACTACGAATACCTGAGACAGGGTAAAATCGACGATCCCATCAAAAAGTCGACCCAGTATACACGTCTCAGACTTGTCCTGTATGCGGTTTTGTTTTCAAAGACAACGGACCAAGTCATAGAGAAGTGTCCAAGTGCAAAAACTGTGGCTACGAAGAGCAAGCAGACACAGTAGGAGCTATAAACATAGCCTTGAGAGTGCTTGTAAAAGACCAAGAGCATTTAAAGGGACTGTTTGTCAGCCAGCCTGATGCTCCCCTCTGTCAGAAGAGCCGAGCAGGCTTTCCCCCTTCAGGGGAGAGTAGCTGACGCATAACACTCCTGGCTTCAAAATATGCAGCATAAGATATTCTATCCTAACCTCGTGTTTCAAGAGAAGATGAATTCTTTTAACTTTTCGTAAAGACGGTCCCAGTTCCTCTCACGCTCAACGTACTCTATGTTTCTTTGACCAAGATGGGAGTAACTGTCTGTGAGCATCTTCGTTAAAACCTCTTCGAAATTCTCTTTGTTGAAGAAGATCGCTCCTTTTGTTTCTTTGAACAGAAGACCTTCCACATCAACGCACAAAACAGGCTTTCCAGACGCCATGTAATCAATCACCTTGTAGGAGCTCACCGCGGGGTGGTTCATCGTGGTGGGAGAAAGGGTGAAGAGAAGGAAATCCGCCTTTTGAAAGAGAAATGGAACACACTTTTTGGGAACAGGATCGAAGAAAAAGACGTTTTGAAGCTCTCTGGAAATTTTTCTCACTTCCTCGAAGTAGTCTGGCTGAGAAGGACCTACGAAGATGAAAACAAATTTTTCCTTTGCATCACTCCTTACCCTCGTAAGCATCTCAAGAAACTCTTTTATTCCACTGTGTGGAACGATTGATCCCGCGTAGAGAACCTTCACTTTCTTCTCCGGTACTCTGGAGAAAATTTCTTCCACTTCAAAACAGTGCTCGAAATCTTTGAAACGGTTCAGATCTACACCGTTTGGAATGAAAACGAGCTTTTCGGGATGCACTCTCAGCCTCTCAAAGTGCTTTGAAAGATCCGGAACAAGAGAAATGACTCCCTCAGCCTTCGGATAGTACTTTCTGCACATGAAGTCAAAGATTTTCGAGACAGGGTGAAAGTAAGAGATAGAACCAAGCTCTACAAGATCGTCGGGCCAGACATCTCTGACTTCAAGAAAGAGCTTTCCTTTCTTCTTTCTCACATAGTACCACCCAAGGCTCCAGGAGAATGGGTGCGGTGAGGAGGCGATGATCACATCGTAGTCTTTTTGAACGATCAACTTCTTTCCGTTCCTGTAGTAATCGTAAGAAGAAAGAAACCTGTGTAGCGAGTTTCCAGAGTACTCCCTTGTTTTCACGACGATGAAGTTCACACCCTCTTTTGAAAAACGCCATCCGAATGTTTCGCTCCACCTTTCTCCTACGAGGTGCGAAAAATCCCCAACGTAGATGTCCACGCTGTGGCCATCTTTTACGAATCTTCTTGCAAGTTCAAAATGCCTTGTTTCCGCACTTCCCATCTCCGGAATGCTAGCATAGTGGTTGAGGATGGCAAGGGTCAATCTCATTCCTCCTTGTAGTAAAGCTGATTTTCAAGAAGCTGATTTTCTGGGACATCTTTGATTACCCTGGCTGGGATCCCCATCACGATCTTTCTCGGAGGAACGTCTTTTGTTACAACTGCCCCTGCTGCTACCAGGGCATCTTCCCCTATTACGACTCCAGGAAGTATGGTAGCATTCGCCCCCACTCTGGCACCTTTCTTGAGCGTGGGTCCTTTGAAGAATTTTTTCCTTTCTTCCGTTCTTCCAAGGAAATTGTCGTTCG encodes:
- a CDS encoding glycosyltransferase family 4 protein codes for the protein MTLAILNHYASIPEMGSAETRHFELARRFVKDGHSVDIYVGDFSHLVGERWSETFGWRFSKEGVNFIVVKTREYSGNSLHRFLSSYDYYRNGKKLIVQKDYDVIIASSPHPFSWSLGWYYVRKKKGKLFLEVRDVWPDDLVELGSISYFHPVSKIFDFMCRKYYPKAEGVISLVPDLSKHFERLRVHPEKLVFIPNGVDLNRFKDFEHCFEVEEIFSRVPEKKVKVLYAGSIVPHSGIKEFLEMLTRVRSDAKEKFVFIFVGPSQPDYFEEVRKISRELQNVFFFDPVPKKCVPFLFQKADFLLFTLSPTTMNHPAVSSYKVIDYMASGKPVLCVDVEGLLFKETKGAIFFNKENFEEVLTKMLTDSYSHLGQRNIEYVERERNWDRLYEKLKEFIFS